Proteins from one Deltaproteobacteria bacterium genomic window:
- the ileS gene encoding isoleucine--tRNA ligase has protein sequence MDYKESLSLPRTDFPMKANLPVREPLILEKWKEIDIYAKIIEKTRQGKKFVLHDGPPYANGHIHMGHALNKILKDIIVKYRSMTGNWSEYVPGWDCHGLPIEHQVDKNLGEKKYTIDRVKKRQICRDYAAKFLDIQREEFKRLGIFGDWDNPYKTMSFDYEAKTLRELGAFVRSGAVYRGVKPVYWCKECKTALAEAEVEYHDHSSPSIYVKFPYQGQPGDISSKLSDEKVFFVIWTTTPWTIPSNLAIALHPELEYAAIRAGNEVYVVAAGLIESFVREVGIEDYERIDTFKAGRLERLLCHHPLYDRESLLVLGDYVTLEAGTGCVHTAPGHGREDYETGLAYSLDIYAPVDDGGRFTTDVEHFAGMDVFDADSAVIDKLRERGMLVGSGTMSHAYPHCWRCKEPVIFRATSQWFISMEATNIRKKALGEIEKVTWIPRWGQQRIASMIETRPDWCISRQRAWGVPITAFTCTGCKRSILSDDLVEKVARVFDREGADAWFTKSAKELVGDFACPDCGCADLEKEMDILDVWFDSGVSYAAVCEGKDNLGIPVDLYLEGSDQHRGWFHSTLLASAGTRGFAPYRAVLTHGFVVDGQGKKMSKSLGNYMAPGEIISRYGAEILRLWVIAEDYRDDIRISEEILERTSDAYRKIRNTIRFLTANLFDFEPAAHAVAFDGMLEIDRFALSCLNRLIERTKRAYENYEFHLIYHSVHNFCVVDMSSFYLDVIKDRLYASRTGETERRSAQTAIYLTLKTLLTITAPVISFTAEESWNHAPDWDRKPESVFLESFPEPFSVPGESAVREKFEKILKIREDASRALEAGRQKKIIGHSLDAVVSFEAPGETGRFISDNIDLLRDVLIVSMVEVVKDAGEGAAAGEANPDLRIAISKSRAKKCERCWKYEETVGKYDDHPTICERCRNVIG, from the coding sequence ATGGATTACAAGGAGTCTCTGAGCCTGCCCCGAACCGATTTCCCGATGAAAGCCAACCTTCCCGTCCGGGAGCCCCTCATCCTGGAAAAGTGGAAAGAAATAGACATCTACGCGAAAATCATCGAGAAAACCAGGCAGGGGAAAAAGTTCGTCCTTCACGACGGGCCGCCTTATGCAAACGGCCATATCCACATGGGGCATGCCCTGAACAAGATCCTCAAGGACATCATCGTGAAATACCGGAGCATGACCGGCAACTGGTCGGAGTACGTACCCGGCTGGGACTGTCACGGGCTCCCCATAGAGCACCAGGTGGACAAGAATCTCGGGGAAAAGAAATACACCATCGACCGGGTGAAAAAAAGGCAGATCTGCAGGGACTACGCGGCAAAGTTCCTCGATATTCAGCGGGAGGAGTTCAAGAGGCTGGGAATCTTCGGGGACTGGGATAACCCATACAAAACGATGAGTTTTGACTACGAGGCGAAGACCCTCCGCGAACTGGGGGCATTCGTTCGGAGCGGGGCCGTATACCGGGGGGTAAAGCCCGTCTACTGGTGCAAGGAGTGCAAGACGGCCCTTGCCGAAGCGGAGGTGGAGTACCACGACCACTCCTCCCCTTCGATTTACGTCAAGTTTCCCTACCAGGGACAGCCGGGGGATATCTCCTCGAAGCTTTCCGATGAAAAGGTTTTTTTCGTAATCTGGACCACGACCCCCTGGACCATACCTTCCAACCTCGCGATAGCCCTCCACCCGGAACTGGAATACGCGGCGATCAGGGCAGGAAACGAGGTCTACGTGGTCGCCGCGGGGCTGATCGAAAGCTTCGTGAGAGAAGTCGGTATCGAGGATTACGAAAGGATAGACACCTTCAAGGCGGGGCGGCTGGAGCGGCTTCTCTGCCACCACCCCCTGTACGACAGGGAATCGCTCCTGGTCCTGGGAGACTATGTGACCCTGGAAGCGGGGACGGGCTGCGTCCACACCGCGCCGGGGCACGGCCGGGAGGACTACGAGACGGGTCTTGCCTACTCCCTGGACATCTACGCGCCCGTCGACGACGGGGGAAGGTTCACCACCGACGTGGAGCACTTCGCGGGAATGGACGTCTTCGATGCCGACAGCGCGGTAATAGACAAGCTCAGGGAGAGGGGAATGCTGGTTGGCTCCGGCACCATGAGCCACGCGTATCCCCACTGCTGGCGGTGCAAGGAGCCGGTCATCTTCAGGGCCACCAGCCAGTGGTTCATCTCCATGGAGGCGACGAACATAAGGAAAAAGGCCCTGGGTGAGATAGAGAAGGTGACGTGGATACCCCGGTGGGGGCAGCAGAGGATCGCGTCGATGATCGAGACCAGGCCGGACTGGTGCATCTCGCGGCAACGGGCCTGGGGGGTCCCGATTACCGCTTTCACCTGCACCGGCTGCAAGAGATCGATTCTTTCCGACGACCTCGTGGAAAAAGTGGCCCGGGTCTTCGACAGGGAGGGAGCCGACGCCTGGTTCACAAAGAGTGCGAAGGAGCTCGTGGGAGATTTCGCCTGCCCGGACTGCGGGTGCGCAGACCTGGAGAAGGAGATGGATATACTCGACGTCTGGTTCGACTCGGGAGTGAGTTATGCCGCCGTGTGCGAGGGGAAGGATAACCTGGGGATCCCCGTCGACCTCTACCTCGAGGGAAGCGACCAGCACAGGGGATGGTTCCACAGCACCCTCCTGGCTTCCGCGGGAACGCGGGGGTTCGCGCCTTACCGGGCCGTTTTGACCCACGGCTTTGTCGTCGACGGCCAGGGAAAGAAGATGTCCAAATCGCTTGGAAACTACATGGCGCCCGGGGAAATCATCAGCCGGTACGGCGCCGAAATCCTGCGCCTCTGGGTCATCGCCGAGGATTACCGTGACGACATCAGGATCTCTGAAGAGATTCTCGAGCGAACTTCCGACGCGTACAGGAAGATACGGAACACGATCCGCTTTTTAACGGCCAACCTCTTCGACTTCGAGCCGGCCGCCCACGCCGTAGCGTTCGATGGGATGCTCGAGATCGACCGGTTCGCCCTCTCGTGCCTGAACAGGCTCATCGAAAGGACGAAAAGGGCGTACGAGAATTACGAATTTCACCTGATATATCACTCGGTCCACAACTTCTGCGTGGTGGACATGTCCAGTTTTTACCTCGACGTTATCAAGGACAGGCTCTACGCATCCCGGACCGGCGAGACAGAAAGGAGAAGCGCCCAGACCGCCATCTACCTCACACTGAAGACCCTTCTCACCATCACGGCGCCCGTGATCTCCTTCACCGCCGAAGAGTCCTGGAACCACGCCCCCGACTGGGATAGGAAGCCGGAGAGCGTATTCCTCGAATCGTTCCCAGAGCCCTTTTCCGTCCCCGGGGAGAGCGCGGTGCGCGAAAAGTTCGAAAAGATACTGAAGATACGGGAAGACGCTTCGAGGGCGCTGGAGGCGGGGAGGCAGAAGAAGATCATCGGCCATTCCCTGGATGCCGTCGTGTCCTTCGAGGCTCCCGGAGAAACCGGCAGGTTTATCTCGGATAACATCGACCTTTTGCGGGACGTGCTCATCGTGAGCATGGTGGAGGTTGTAAAAGACGCGGGAGAGGGGGCTGCCGCAGGGGAAGCAAACCCGGACCTGCGAATCGCGATTTCAAAGTCCCGCGCCAAAAAGTGCGAGCGCTGCTGGAAATATGAGGAAACCGTGGGAAAATACGATGACCATCCGACGATCTGTGAGCGATGCAGAAACGTAATCGGTTAA
- the lspA gene encoding signal peptidase II produces the protein MQKRNRLRFNTSRIKVPLLFTLAVVVIDQASKYLVRATVPGHEAIGVIKGFFQIVYAKNTGVAFGLLASLDPKVMNPLLSLVNVVIMAILICLVLIEEFNLPTRAAFGLILGGAAGNLIDRVSLGFVVDFLDFYIGRFHWPAFNVADAAITAGVFLMIADTLILHRKRKRQA, from the coding sequence ATGCAGAAACGTAATCGGTTAAGATTCAACACATCCCGGATAAAAGTCCCCCTCCTGTTCACGCTGGCGGTCGTTGTCATCGACCAGGCGAGCAAGTATCTGGTCAGGGCAACGGTTCCAGGACACGAGGCGATCGGCGTGATAAAAGGCTTCTTTCAGATCGTGTACGCGAAGAACACGGGCGTGGCTTTCGGGCTCCTCGCATCGTTGGACCCGAAGGTCATGAACCCCCTTCTGTCGCTGGTCAATGTCGTCATCATGGCCATTCTCATCTGCCTCGTCCTCATCGAGGAATTCAACCTGCCGACCCGCGCGGCATTCGGCCTGATCCTCGGGGGCGCCGCGGGCAATCTCATCGACCGGGTGTCCCTCGGCTTCGTCGTGGATTTTCTCGATTTCTACATCGGGAGGTTTCACTGGCCTGCCTTCAACGTTGCCGACGCAGCCATCACGGCAGGCGTCTTCCTCATGATAGCCGACACGCTGATCCTTCATCGGAAGAGGAAAAGACAGGCATAA